From Engraulis encrasicolus isolate BLACKSEA-1 unplaced genomic scaffold, IST_EnEncr_1.0 scaffold_26_np1212, whole genome shotgun sequence:
AAGAGTCAAATTAAACAGGAAATGCAAATGTACCCTGCAAATCTGCATGTACCATATGACCCTCccggccgcgccctcctagtgacacagccttgcttctagtcaggccaggagcaatataaatattgtttctaagcccccgaaaaatcgggaactcctccccccACTTTGTAGGGAAACAAACAACTCAAAGTGACAGctcaagggaggcaggtcaaccatgccgtttgggaaatgttaattgttatgctcttggtcagaccaagtctcgaagagatttgaaagtcgatgataatcaggctagcaaatgATATCCCTGACCACAGTCAACTAAACTCTCACACTACCTGACAGGTACCACATTTAAATCATTAATCAACACTGTGAACaatttcacaacaacaacacaaataattTAGCGAAACTGAGAATAAATTAGCAACAATGACAAGAATTTAGCAAAATCAAAATAGTTCAGCCACAGTAGCAAATAATTTTCTAAGTGCAATGCAGtccaggctctgtgtgtgtgtgtgtgtgtgtgtgtgtgtgtgtgtgtgtgtgtgtgtgtgcgtgcgtgtgtgcgtgcgtgtgtgtgtgtcagtcccgAGGCTTCTTCAGATTGGCGATGGCGTCTCGTAACGTCTGTTCTATGTTGGGCACGGGGTAGTTCTGCGCCACTACGATTCCACTGCAGATTCCAAGACACACCCCCAAGATGGCGGCCGAGCGCAGCTTAGCAACCACGTAGCCAGCTACCGCCCCCTTCAGGAACGGAGACGCCAGCAGCGAAccaccctgaaacacacacacacagatacacacatagtataaatacacacacagagacacacacagtattaatacacacacgcgtgggcacacacacacacagatacacacatagtattaatacacacacacagacacacatgtagtataaatacacacgcgcgtgcgcacacacccacaggttataaatacacacacacacacacacacacacacacacacattggtcgtctcgctacttccttgttcttgtggcagcgcaatgccggtagtttgtgagagcagagctgtattctgttgttctaaactatattaatgccttgtgtgtaaatacacaaagctacaagctaagtaacaaaaactgcatcagttgaacactcgtggcacaatgcctgagGTTTTACTACCgcagcttcctccaccgaatgtaaacacatatcggcagaatcaactgtttatatgcttgcattttctgctcgtgaaaacagactgggtatgtcaaataatgataccagtaggcctacattgcctttgcaa
This genomic window contains:
- the LOC134442950 gene encoding SLC35A4 upstream open reading frame protein-like, producing MADDKDSVSKLRDLAELRDQLENIQRRVESEVQAGIPQGGSLLASPFLKGAVAGYVVAKLRSAAILGVCLGICSGIVVAQNYPVPNIEQTLRDAIANLKKPRD